A region of Marnyiella aurantia DNA encodes the following proteins:
- a CDS encoding ATP-dependent DNA ligase, producing MKDFAFLINTLDSTNKTNAKIDAMVHYLQTADSSDRLWFLALFTGKRPKRPVNTNLLRQWALELTGLPEWLFVEAYSSVGDLGETLSLILPNPAESIEKSLTQWMVELIALKDFTEEEKKTYVIESWNGLNHLERFIFNKLIGGSFRIGVSKKLLINALAKYSGIEANILMHSIMGKWNIDEVDFENLIQGTDINPDESKPYPFCLAYPLEKEPQDLGERERWQAEFKWDGIRGQFIKRNDEIFIWSRGEELVTEQFPEVVSALREMTGNFVIDGEILVVKDDKVLNFNELQKRLNRKTISKKMLEELPVQIFVYDILELEYEDLREKRLVDRRVILEGLIMNNPTGSIHLSEVLEATTWEELAEVRESSRDNNSEGLMLKEKESQYHAGRKKGDWWKWKVSPLTIDAVLIYAQKGSGRRSSYYTDYTFGVKSGDSIVTIAKAYSGLTDKEIMEVSKFVNKNAVEKFGPVRTVKAELVFEIAFEGIGFSNRHKSGVALRFPRIVRWRRDKTVDEIDDIEEIKKLIQ from the coding sequence ATGAAGGATTTTGCTTTTCTTATAAACACACTGGACAGCACTAACAAGACCAATGCAAAAATCGATGCAATGGTACATTACCTCCAGACAGCCGATTCCAGTGACAGATTATGGTTTCTCGCACTTTTCACTGGTAAAAGGCCGAAGCGTCCAGTCAATACCAATCTTCTTCGGCAGTGGGCCCTGGAACTAACCGGGCTGCCGGAATGGCTCTTCGTAGAAGCCTATTCGTCCGTGGGAGATTTGGGTGAAACGCTTTCACTCATACTTCCCAATCCTGCCGAAAGCATCGAAAAATCACTGACACAGTGGATGGTCGAACTGATTGCCCTTAAAGATTTTACAGAAGAAGAGAAAAAAACCTACGTCATTGAATCCTGGAATGGTCTTAATCATCTTGAGCGGTTTATATTTAACAAACTTATTGGCGGCAGTTTCCGGATCGGAGTATCCAAAAAACTGCTTATCAACGCGTTGGCGAAATACTCCGGAATTGAAGCAAATATTTTGATGCACAGCATTATGGGCAAATGGAATATTGATGAAGTTGATTTTGAAAACCTGATACAGGGAACTGATATCAACCCGGACGAATCAAAACCTTACCCTTTTTGCCTGGCCTATCCGCTCGAAAAGGAACCACAGGACCTGGGAGAACGCGAAAGGTGGCAGGCCGAGTTTAAATGGGACGGTATCCGCGGGCAGTTTATCAAACGAAATGACGAAATATTTATCTGGTCACGTGGTGAAGAGTTGGTTACGGAGCAGTTTCCTGAAGTGGTATCAGCACTTCGGGAAATGACCGGCAACTTTGTGATTGACGGAGAAATTTTAGTAGTAAAAGACGATAAAGTCCTTAACTTCAACGAACTGCAGAAGCGACTGAACAGAAAAACCATTTCAAAGAAAATGCTTGAAGAACTGCCGGTTCAGATCTTTGTATATGACATTCTGGAACTGGAATACGAAGACCTCCGCGAAAAACGGCTGGTAGACAGACGCGTTATACTGGAAGGCCTCATCATGAACAATCCTACGGGAAGTATTCACCTTTCTGAGGTTTTGGAAGCCACCACATGGGAAGAACTGGCCGAAGTTCGTGAAAGTTCACGTGATAATAATTCCGAAGGGTTAATGCTGAAGGAAAAGGAATCACAATATCACGCCGGGCGTAAGAAAGGAGACTGGTGGAAATGGAAAGTGAGTCCGCTTACAATTGATGCAGTATTGATTTATGCACAAAAAGGCTCCGGAAGGCGCAGCAGCTACTATACCGATTATACGTTTGGCGTGAAGAGCGGCGATTCAATCGTAACCATCGCCAAGGCCTATTCCGGACTTACTGACAAAGAAATAATGGAGGTTTCTAAATTTGTCAATAAAAATGCAGTGGAAAAATTTGGACCTGTTCGCACCGTGAAGGCCGAACTTGTTTTTGAAATCGCCTTTGAGGGAATTGGGTTCAGCAACAGGCATAAAAGCGGAGTTGCACTCAGGTTTCCGAGGATTGTACGCTGGCGCCGCGACAAAACAGTGGACGAAATTGACGATATTGAAGAAATTAAGAAACTGATCCAATAA
- a CDS encoding ligase-associated DNA damage response DEXH box helicase yields MTEKFRNSDGYQIIKRWMESRDMEPFTFQAETWYKYSQKYSGMVVAPTGFGKTFSVFLAVVIDFMNRPDQYHSGMKLLWITPLRALAKDIAKAMTEALEDIGLDWEVDVRNGDTPKDVRARQTKKMPDVLIITPESLHLLLAQKNHPNFFKNLNCIVVDEWHELLSSKRGVMTELALSRITGYSPKLRIWGITATIGNLDQAMEVLIPYDLKKTKVVAREKKKIEIHSVFPDDVEVLPWAGHLGTKLVDKIIPIILASKTTLIFTNTRSQAEMWYQVLLTANPEFAGQLAIHHSSVDRDIRIWIEENLSSGYLKAAISTSSLDLGVDFKPVDTVIQIGSSKGIARFLQRAGRSGHSPFETSKIYFVPTHSLELIEVAALKEAVKQKQVEPREPLVLCYDVLIQYVMTLAVGTGFEEQETYRQISQTHAYREFTRDDWSWLLSFITVGGKLKNYEEYHKVVIQDGLYKVTSRRIAMLHRINIGAIVSDSMMKVKFFGGGYIGMIEEYFISKLNKNDKFVLAGRVLEVSHIKEMTVYVKNSSGKAIVPSYLGGRLPLSSYLSGFLREKLSESLNAKSSEKELIFLHPLLVSQQENSHIPNEHEFLVEKIKTREGFHLFMYPFEGRLMHEIMSALVAYRISRISPISFSMAMNDYGFELFSKLEIPVDENNIHDILSKENLIQDVLSSVNSTEMARRKFRDIAVISGMVIRNYPGQQKNNKNLQASAGLIFNVLEDYDPENLLLKQAYAEVFFQQIDEARLATAFNRIHESEIILKESNAFTPLSFPIKVDSLRQSLSSEDLSARILRLKAESMKKRMRK; encoded by the coding sequence ATGACAGAGAAATTCAGGAACAGCGACGGTTACCAGATTATAAAACGGTGGATGGAGTCCCGCGACATGGAACCTTTCACCTTTCAGGCAGAAACCTGGTATAAATACTCGCAAAAATACTCGGGTATGGTTGTCGCGCCAACTGGTTTTGGTAAAACCTTTTCCGTCTTTCTGGCTGTAGTTATTGATTTTATGAACCGTCCGGATCAGTACCACTCAGGCATGAAGCTTCTGTGGATTACACCACTGCGCGCCTTAGCCAAGGATATTGCAAAAGCAATGACAGAAGCGCTGGAAGATATTGGATTAGACTGGGAAGTGGACGTAAGGAATGGCGACACACCAAAAGACGTACGCGCCCGGCAGACAAAAAAAATGCCCGATGTGCTCATTATCACTCCTGAAAGTCTGCACCTGCTTTTAGCTCAGAAAAATCATCCTAATTTTTTCAAAAACCTCAACTGTATCGTAGTGGACGAGTGGCACGAACTGCTCAGCTCAAAACGTGGGGTTATGACGGAGCTGGCGCTTAGCCGGATTACAGGTTACAGTCCAAAACTTCGGATTTGGGGGATTACAGCTACAATCGGCAACCTGGATCAGGCGATGGAGGTGCTTATACCCTACGACCTGAAAAAAACCAAAGTAGTTGCCCGCGAAAAAAAGAAAATCGAAATCCATTCTGTTTTTCCTGATGATGTAGAGGTACTTCCATGGGCAGGTCACCTGGGAACAAAACTCGTGGATAAGATCATCCCCATCATTCTCGCAAGTAAAACTACACTGATCTTTACCAATACCCGCAGCCAGGCAGAAATGTGGTATCAGGTTCTGCTTACGGCAAATCCAGAGTTTGCAGGACAGCTGGCTATCCATCACAGTTCTGTGGACCGTGATATCCGTATCTGGATAGAGGAAAATCTCTCGTCAGGCTATCTGAAAGCGGCGATTTCCACATCTTCTCTGGATTTAGGAGTAGACTTTAAGCCGGTGGACACCGTAATTCAGATCGGTTCCAGTAAAGGTATTGCACGTTTTCTACAGCGTGCTGGTCGCAGCGGCCACTCTCCTTTTGAAACCTCAAAAATCTACTTCGTTCCCACACATTCACTGGAACTGATTGAAGTGGCAGCACTGAAAGAGGCTGTCAAACAGAAACAGGTAGAACCGCGTGAACCTCTTGTACTGTGCTATGATGTCCTGATTCAATATGTAATGACGCTGGCGGTAGGCACCGGTTTTGAGGAACAGGAAACTTACCGTCAGATTTCGCAGACGCATGCTTACCGGGAGTTCACCCGCGACGACTGGTCCTGGCTCCTTTCATTCATCACCGTAGGCGGCAAACTTAAAAACTATGAGGAATACCATAAGGTGGTCATTCAGGACGGTCTTTACAAAGTGACTTCCAGAAGGATTGCCATGCTACACCGGATAAATATTGGCGCCATCGTGAGCGACTCCATGATGAAGGTTAAGTTTTTTGGAGGCGGTTATATCGGGATGATTGAAGAATATTTCATTTCGAAACTCAACAAAAACGATAAATTCGTGTTGGCCGGCCGCGTTTTAGAGGTTTCGCACATCAAAGAAATGACGGTGTATGTTAAAAATTCATCCGGCAAAGCAATTGTTCCAAGTTATTTGGGTGGCAGGCTGCCTTTGTCCTCTTATTTAAGTGGATTTCTGCGGGAAAAACTGTCCGAATCACTGAATGCCAAATCGTCAGAAAAGGAACTTATTTTTCTGCATCCTTTGCTGGTTAGTCAGCAGGAGAACTCGCACATTCCCAATGAGCATGAATTTCTTGTTGAAAAAATAAAGACCCGCGAAGGTTTCCACCTCTTCATGTATCCTTTTGAAGGCCGGCTGATGCACGAGATCATGAGCGCTCTGGTTGCCTACAGGATTTCCAGAATATCGCCGATATCCTTCTCCATGGCCATGAATGATTACGGCTTTGAACTTTTTTCAAAACTGGAAATTCCTGTGGATGAAAACAACATTCATGATATCCTCAGCAAAGAAAACCTCATTCAGGACGTCCTCAGTTCCGTAAATTCCACCGAGATGGCGAGACGGAAATTTCGTGACATCGCTGTGATTTCGGGAATGGTGATCCGAAATTATCCCGGACAGCAAAAGAACAACAAGAACCTGCAGGCCTCTGCCGGATTGATCTTTAATGTTCTGGAAGACTATGACCCGGAGAACCTGCTTCTAAAACAGGCCTACGCCGAAGTTTTCTTCCAGCAGATTGATGAAGCACGTCTGGCCACTGCGTTTAACCGTATTCATGAAAGCGAAATCATTTTAAAGGAGTCAAATGCCTTCACGCCACTGAGTTTTCCAATAAAAGTGGACAGTTTGCGTCAAAGTTTAAGCAGCGAAGACCTGTCGGCAAGAATTTTGAGGCTTAAGGCGGAATCCATGAAAAAAAGGATGAGGAAATGA
- the pdeM gene encoding ligase-associated DNA damage response endonuclease PdeM → MTLKSLTKTINSQTLIFTNQRALFWVEKRALIISDLHIGKTSYFRKNGIAVPSGILTDDLTRLGALLIHYEAAELIIVGDFLHVGRNADFQIFETWLQEFAHLKIIIIKGNHDDIKSEFMSQLPAEIHEDHLIIEPFNFIHVPNEDEDYFTISGHLHPGVTVKLERNKYVSLPCFRYTDRQLVLPAFSKFTGLDTKSCGDFNCIPFTEELIFEM, encoded by the coding sequence ATGACGCTGAAATCCCTGACTAAAACCATCAACAGCCAAACACTGATATTCACAAACCAGAGAGCACTTTTCTGGGTTGAAAAGCGGGCACTCATTATAAGTGACCTTCATATTGGGAAAACCTCCTATTTCCGCAAAAATGGTATTGCAGTTCCTTCCGGTATCCTTACAGATGACCTTACGCGTTTAGGTGCATTACTTATTCATTATGAGGCTGCAGAGCTTATTATTGTTGGCGATTTCCTTCATGTAGGACGAAATGCCGATTTTCAGATTTTCGAGACCTGGCTTCAGGAATTTGCGCATCTTAAGATCATTATAATTAAGGGAAATCATGACGATATAAAATCCGAATTCATGTCCCAACTGCCTGCAGAAATCCACGAAGACCATCTGATCATCGAACCCTTCAATTTTATTCATGTTCCGAATGAGGACGAAGATTATTTCACAATTTCCGGGCACCTGCATCCTGGTGTAACTGTGAAACTTGAAAGGAATAAATATGTTAGTCTACCGTGCTTCCGCTACACCGACAGGCAGCTTGTACTACCGGCTTTCAGCAAATTTACCGGTTTGGATACTAAAAGCTGCGGCGACTTTAACTGTATACCCTTTACCGAAGAACTTATTTTTGAGATGTAA
- a CDS encoding pyridoxamine 5'-phosphate oxidase family protein: protein MSDAISPKENLSNEEAIKKLKELAEGAGNCFFTTKINESTPHTRPMALQEVCDQGNLWFISSSESLKNEEISDDARVQLYFQNNSSYEYLYVLGTATIHKDKELIDKYWTSFANAWFDGKDDPRVTIIKVKPVDSYYYETKDNKVVAMAKMLFVAATGAKMEDGGVEGKLEV from the coding sequence ATGTCAGATGCTATTTCACCGAAAGAGAATTTATCCAACGAAGAAGCGATTAAAAAATTAAAAGAGCTGGCCGAAGGTGCCGGCAATTGTTTTTTTACCACGAAGATTAATGAATCAACGCCTCATACCCGCCCGATGGCGCTGCAGGAAGTTTGCGATCAGGGAAATCTGTGGTTTATCAGTTCCTCTGAAAGCTTAAAAAATGAAGAGATATCCGATGATGCCAGAGTGCAGCTTTACTTTCAGAATAACAGCAGTTATGAATACCTTTATGTTTTAGGCACTGCTACCATCCACAAAGACAAAGAACTTATTGACAAATACTGGACTTCCTTCGCCAATGCATGGTTTGACGGTAAAGATGATCCACGAGTTACCATAATTAAAGTGAAGCCTGTGGACTCCTACTATTACGAAACCAAGGACAATAAAGTTGTTGCAATGGCGAAGATGCTGTTCGTAGCAGCTACAGGTGCTAAAATGGAAGATGGAGGTGTAGAAGGAAAGCTTGAGGTTTAA
- a CDS encoding lipocalin family protein has protein sequence MNSKKILIPLSLGLIGLFVFNSCKAKIPAGAEPVRNFDKERYLGKWYEIARLDFTWEKNLNNVTAEYGTKDNGNISVLNRGYDYKKDKWKESEGEAKPVGDATVGSLKVAFFKPFWAGYNVIDLEDYRYALVIGDSLDNMWILSREKTIPDDIKQRFLAKAKSIGYQTEDLIWVKHD, from the coding sequence ATGAATTCAAAGAAAATATTGATTCCCCTTTCTCTTGGCTTGATTGGATTATTTGTCTTTAACTCATGCAAAGCTAAAATACCTGCAGGTGCGGAGCCTGTAAGGAACTTTGACAAAGAGCGGTATCTGGGTAAGTGGTACGAAATTGCCAGACTGGATTTTACGTGGGAAAAAAACCTGAATAATGTAACCGCTGAATATGGCACCAAAGACAACGGAAATATAAGTGTCCTTAACCGCGGATATGACTATAAAAAGGACAAGTGGAAAGAATCTGAAGGCGAAGCAAAGCCGGTTGGTGACGCTACGGTGGGCAGTCTTAAAGTAGCCTTCTTCAAACCATTCTGGGCTGGGTATAATGTGATTGACCTCGAAGATTACAGATATGCCCTGGTTATTGGTGACAGTCTGGATAATATGTGGATCCTCTCCAGAGAAAAAACCATTCCGGACGATATAAAACAGAGATTTCTGGCTAAAGCCAAAAGTATAGGGTACCAAACTGAAGATCTTATTTGGGTAAAACACGATTAA
- a CDS encoding MBL fold metallo-hydrolase — protein sequence MKTLSKIMISILVITAGLVAAAFIIINQPKFGKIPSGARLERIQKSPHYKNGRFDNLNNTPQLAEDTSMPEVMFRFLFGKKDQLKPARRFTMKKTNLKALPTDENVFIWMGHSSYYMQMDGLKILVDPVFSGNASPFTFTTKAFEGSDLYTADDIPELDLLIITHDHWDHLDYQTVRELQHKTRRVATGLGTAEHLEYWGFDPEIITELDWFEDAELGNGFSIHCEPARHFSGRGLKRDQALWASFVVQGPTQRIYIGGDSGYDDHYKKIGAKYGSFDLAILENGQYNRDWRYIHFLPGENIKAMKELNAKRMIPVHNSKFALAVHSWSEPLVRITELNTENLRIITPEIGDKVLWQDDARVYKKWWEAYE from the coding sequence ATGAAGACCCTAAGCAAAATCATGATAAGTATATTGGTAATAACCGCCGGTTTGGTAGCAGCAGCCTTCATCATTATTAATCAGCCGAAATTTGGGAAGATACCGTCGGGTGCCCGCCTGGAGCGCATCCAAAAGTCGCCGCATTATAAAAACGGCAGGTTCGACAATCTGAATAATACGCCACAGCTTGCTGAAGACACATCGATGCCGGAGGTGATGTTCCGGTTCCTTTTTGGAAAAAAGGACCAGCTGAAACCGGCCCGAAGATTCACTATGAAAAAAACGAATCTGAAGGCATTGCCTACTGACGAAAATGTCTTTATATGGATGGGGCATTCATCATATTACATGCAGATGGATGGCCTGAAAATACTGGTGGATCCGGTTTTTAGCGGTAACGCATCACCTTTTACATTCACCACAAAAGCCTTTGAAGGAAGCGACCTTTATACAGCAGACGACATACCGGAGTTGGACCTGCTTATCATCACTCACGACCATTGGGACCATCTCGACTATCAAACGGTCAGGGAACTTCAGCACAAAACACGGCGAGTGGCCACAGGCCTTGGAACTGCGGAACATCTTGAATATTGGGGATTCGATCCGGAAATCATTACCGAACTGGATTGGTTTGAAGATGCTGAGTTGGGAAATGGATTCAGCATCCACTGTGAGCCGGCAAGACATTTTTCCGGTCGTGGCCTGAAGCGGGACCAGGCCCTGTGGGCAAGTTTCGTTGTACAGGGACCTACACAGAGAATATACATCGGCGGTGACAGCGGTTACGACGACCATTATAAAAAGATTGGCGCTAAATACGGCAGTTTCGACCTTGCTATTCTGGAGAATGGTCAATATAACAGAGACTGGCGTTATATTCATTTTCTGCCCGGAGAGAATATTAAGGCAATGAAAGAACTCAACGCCAAACGGATGATACCTGTTCACAATTCAAAATTTGCCTTAGCGGTGCATTCCTGGAGCGAACCGTTGGTCAGGATTACGGAACTGAACACCGAAAATTTAAGGATCATCACACCTGAAATTGGCGACAAGGTTCTTTGGCAGGACGATGCCAGAGTATACAAGAAGTGGTGGGAAGCCTATGAATAA
- a CDS encoding tryptophan-rich sensory protein, translating to MKRTLQIANGVALVFTIIFNYLSNTGIFDGKTIGDVSDQYNTSITPAGYAFSIWGLIYVLLFAFVIYTGRSLFKPDKNDADGIIERVGWWFVVSCIANCVWIVVWLNGWSGLSVVILVIAMISLTKILLETLNFGETPAKKWFVNVPFQIYAGWMSVALIVATAAWLGKIGWDGLGISGELWTVILIAVATVIHLMMTWRKNSPLFAIVGTWAFMAIAQANSESSSTIYICAMICAAVLFGSSLFNMIRRKSV from the coding sequence ATGAAAAGAACACTACAGATTGCAAACGGCGTTGCGCTGGTCTTCACCATTATCTTCAACTATCTAAGTAACACCGGCATATTTGACGGGAAAACTATTGGTGATGTTTCCGATCAGTACAATACATCAATAACTCCCGCCGGCTATGCATTTTCCATCTGGGGACTAATATACGTGCTGCTTTTTGCTTTTGTGATCTATACCGGCAGAAGTCTGTTTAAGCCGGATAAAAACGATGCAGACGGCATCATTGAACGAGTGGGTTGGTGGTTTGTGGTTTCCTGCATAGCCAACTGTGTTTGGATTGTAGTGTGGCTGAACGGCTGGAGCGGCCTGTCCGTCGTAATCCTGGTCATTGCCATGATTTCTTTGACTAAAATACTCCTTGAAACTTTAAATTTTGGCGAAACTCCTGCAAAAAAATGGTTCGTTAATGTTCCTTTCCAGATTTATGCAGGTTGGATGAGTGTAGCACTCATCGTAGCTACTGCTGCCTGGCTGGGCAAAATTGGCTGGGATGGCCTGGGAATATCCGGCGAGTTATGGACTGTCATCCTAATTGCTGTTGCCACCGTGATTCATTTGATGATGACATGGCGAAAAAACTCGCCTTTATTCGCAATTGTGGGGACCTGGGCTTTTATGGCAATAGCGCAGGCTAACAGTGAAAGTTCATCAACCATTTATATATGTGCAATGATTTGTGCTGCGGTTCTTTTCGGCAGCAGTCTTTTTAATATGATCCGCAGAAAGTCAGTTTGA
- the menC gene encoding o-succinylbenzoate synthase: MKKAEYFKYILEFETPGGTSRGVLHTKETFILTITEDGKTGVGECGIFRGLSYDDVPDYEEKLKWLVEHINENEEFLKDELLHYPSIWFGYEQVVRNLEFGGNIYFPSEFTQDSAPIRINGLIWMGNAEHMRKQISDKLQKGFKCLKLKIGIDWPSEREILRQLRSEFPGNQLEIRVDANGALSFEQAKTVLRELAELDIHSIEQPIKAGNISQMAELCRITPTPVALDEELIGIVDSIEREELLNQIKPQFIILKPSLIGGFSGSDEWINTAEKLGIDYWITSALESNIGLNAIAQYTYTKQNPLPQGLGTGGLFTNNFESALVLNGDLLRFNASAGVIKLPE; the protein is encoded by the coding sequence ATGAAAAAGGCTGAATACTTTAAATATATTTTAGAATTTGAGACTCCCGGCGGTACTTCACGCGGTGTATTGCATACCAAGGAAACCTTTATCCTTACAATTACTGAAGACGGTAAAACGGGAGTGGGAGAGTGTGGGATATTCCGCGGACTCAGCTATGATGATGTGCCCGATTACGAAGAAAAACTGAAGTGGCTCGTTGAACACATCAATGAAAATGAAGAATTTCTGAAGGATGAACTGCTGCATTATCCTTCTATTTGGTTCGGTTATGAACAGGTGGTCCGAAATCTGGAATTTGGAGGAAATATTTACTTTCCGTCTGAATTTACGCAGGATTCAGCCCCGATCCGAATAAACGGTTTGATCTGGATGGGTAACGCCGAACATATGCGAAAACAGATCTCAGATAAACTGCAGAAAGGTTTCAAATGTTTAAAGTTAAAAATAGGTATTGACTGGCCTTCCGAAAGAGAAATCCTAAGACAGTTGCGGTCGGAGTTTCCGGGAAACCAGCTGGAAATCAGGGTTGATGCCAACGGTGCCCTTTCATTTGAACAGGCCAAAACGGTATTGCGTGAACTGGCGGAGCTGGATATTCATTCCATTGAGCAGCCCATAAAGGCCGGTAATATTTCGCAGATGGCTGAACTTTGCCGCATAACTCCCACACCCGTCGCGCTGGATGAAGAACTGATTGGAATTGTTGACAGTATTGAAAGAGAAGAACTTTTAAATCAAATAAAACCGCAGTTTATTATCCTGAAACCGTCTCTTATCGGAGGGTTTTCGGGCTCCGACGAGTGGATTAATACTGCTGAAAAATTAGGTATAGATTACTGGATAACTTCAGCGCTGGAAAGTAATATCGGACTTAACGCAATAGCGCAGTACACGTATACGAAGCAAAATCCGCTGCCTCAGGGCTTAGGTACCGGTGGGCTTTTCACTAATAATTTTGAAAGCGCGTTGGTTTTAAATGGTGATTTACTTCGGTTTAATGCTTCTGCAGGCGTTATAAAACTCCCTGAGTAA
- the fbp gene encoding class 1 fructose-bisphosphatase yields MSENALQTLGEFIIDKQDDFQYSTGEFSRLLSAIRLASKVVNRDVNKAGIADIVGHAGMTNIQGEQQQKLDVLANDIFITALSQREVVCGIASEESDDFIDIKCGPNGHLSKYVVLIDPLDGSSNIDVNVSVGTIFSIYRRVTEPGTPVQLEDFLQKGVDQVAAGYVVYGSSTMIVYTTGNGVNGFTLDPSLGTYYLSHPNMRFPEKGKIYSINEGNYSKFPQGVKNYLKYCQMMEGDRPYTSRYIGSLVSDFHRNMIKGGIYIYPSYANAPTGKLRLLYECNPMAFLAEQAGGKASDGFNRIMELEPTELHQRTPFFCGNTEMVEKAEEFMRIDVVKD; encoded by the coding sequence ATGTCAGAAAACGCATTACAGACCCTCGGCGAATTTATAATTGATAAGCAGGACGATTTTCAGTATTCCACCGGCGAATTTTCCCGCCTTCTAAGTGCCATCAGGCTTGCATCCAAAGTGGTGAACCGTGATGTAAATAAGGCTGGTATCGCAGATATAGTTGGTCATGCAGGTATGACAAATATCCAGGGGGAACAGCAGCAGAAACTGGATGTGCTGGCAAATGACATCTTCATCACTGCTTTGTCTCAGCGTGAGGTGGTTTGTGGAATTGCTTCTGAAGAAAGCGATGATTTCATTGATATTAAATGTGGCCCAAACGGACATTTAAGTAAATACGTTGTTCTTATTGATCCTCTGGACGGTTCGTCAAATATTGATGTGAATGTTTCAGTAGGCACCATTTTCTCCATCTATCGCCGTGTAACTGAGCCGGGAACTCCCGTTCAGCTTGAAGATTTCCTTCAGAAAGGGGTAGATCAGGTAGCTGCTGGTTATGTGGTTTACGGTTCTTCCACAATGATCGTCTACACTACCGGAAACGGCGTGAACGGATTTACACTGGACCCGAGCCTGGGAACGTATTACCTTTCCCATCCTAATATGAGATTTCCTGAGAAAGGAAAAATATACTCTATAAACGAAGGAAACTATTCAAAATTTCCGCAGGGAGTTAAAAATTACCTGAAGTACTGCCAGATGATGGAGGGCGACAGGCCGTACACTTCCAGATATATCGGATCTTTGGTTTCGGATTTCCACAGGAATATGATAAAGGGGGGGATTTATATCTATCCATCTTATGCAAACGCGCCCACGGGTAAACTTCGTCTGTTATACGAATGTAATCCAATGGCATTCCTGGCCGAGCAGGCCGGGGGCAAGGCCTCCGACGGTTTCAACCGTATTATGGAGCTTGAACCAACTGAGCTTCACCAGCGTACGCCTTTCTTCTGCGGTAATACCGAAATGGTGGAAAAAGCGGAAGAGTTTATGCGCATTGATGTGGTAAAAGATTAA